A single genomic interval of Dromiciops gliroides isolate mDroGli1 chromosome 1, mDroGli1.pri, whole genome shotgun sequence harbors:
- the TMEM119 gene encoding transmembrane protein 119 isoform X1 — protein MCVWGAGLSVGEGTTGILGWEVPQKGVWLHGSFRIGRNRGHRTKSDLSKVTQEISVTRPGEKMAALATILLLLALLRAAPNSAHSVLVQAAFLEDNGGSGEMEGSSASSPSLSPPRTPALSPTSLGPQPTPLADPSPPTNFLDGIVDFFREYMLLISVVGSLVFVLLFIICAAVIVRQKHKASAYYPSSFPKKKYVDQSDRAGGTRAFSELPDKAPDAHPDDAAVDSSRQLQADILAATQNLKSPTKAPLANGDGVKIEEEGRKKDEDKEAEKGQGSPKEKVEAPSGEAAEPSCPSGSETRAEEPLVIGTDHAEREGSPSLLQEARESTGLPIPEGPCACSSLSPEVDQANCLQ, from the exons ATGTGTGTCTGGGGAGCTGGGCTAAGTGTGGGAGAG GGAACCACCGGAATTTTAGGCTGGGAAGTACCACAGAAGGGTGTCTGGCTCCACGGCTCCTTTCGAATTGGGAGAAACCGAGGCCACAGGacgaaaagtgacttgtccaaggtcacacaggag ATCTCGGTCACCAGGCCTGGTGAGAAAATGGCTGCCTTGGCAACCATTCTGTTGCTCCTGGCCCTCCTGAGGGCCGCCCCCAACAGTGCCCACTCAGTGCTGGTGCAGGCTGCCTTCCTGGAGGACAATGGGGGCAGTGGAGAGATGGAGGGCTCTTCAGCTTCCTCCCCCAGCCTCTCCCCACCCCGGACCCCTGCCCTCAGCCCTACCTCGCTGGGGCCTCAACCCACGCCTTTGGCAGATCCCTCGCCCCCAACCAACTTCCTGGATGGGATCGTGGACTTCTTCCGGGAGTACATGCTGCTCATCTCCGTGGTGGGGTCCCTGGTCTTCGTGCTCCTGTTCATCATCTGCGCTGCTGTCATTGTACGGCAGAAGCACAAGGCCTCTGCCTATTACccatcctccttccccaagaaGAAGTACGTGGATCAGAGCGATAGGGCCGGAGGCACCCGGGCCTTCAGCGAGCTTCCCGACAAGGCCCCTGACGCCCACCCAGATGACGCAGCCGTGGACTCCTCTCGCCAGCTCCAGGCTGACATTCTGGCCGCTACCCAGAATCTTAAGTCTCCGACCAAGGCGCCCCTGGCCAATGGAGATGGAGTCAAaatagaggaggagggaaggaagaaggatgaggacaAGGAGGCTGAGAAGGGTCAGGGTAGCCccaaagagaaagtggaggctcCCTCTGGGGAGGCTGCAGAGCCGAGTTGTCCATCAGGGTCTGAGACCAGAGCAGAGGAGCCACTGGTGATTGGGACAGACCATGCTGAGCGGGAGGGCTCTCCCTCATTACTGCAAGAAGCTAGGGAGTCCACTGGTCTCCCCATCCCCGAGGGACCTTGTGCCTGTAGCAGTCTCTCTCCAGAGGTCGACCAAGCCAACTGCCTTCAGTGA
- the TMEM119 gene encoding transmembrane protein 119 isoform X2 → MAALATILLLLALLRAAPNSAHSVLVQAAFLEDNGGSGEMEGSSASSPSLSPPRTPALSPTSLGPQPTPLADPSPPTNFLDGIVDFFREYMLLISVVGSLVFVLLFIICAAVIVRQKHKASAYYPSSFPKKKYVDQSDRAGGTRAFSELPDKAPDAHPDDAAVDSSRQLQADILAATQNLKSPTKAPLANGDGVKIEEEGRKKDEDKEAEKGQGSPKEKVEAPSGEAAEPSCPSGSETRAEEPLVIGTDHAEREGSPSLLQEARESTGLPIPEGPCACSSLSPEVDQANCLQ, encoded by the coding sequence ATGGCTGCCTTGGCAACCATTCTGTTGCTCCTGGCCCTCCTGAGGGCCGCCCCCAACAGTGCCCACTCAGTGCTGGTGCAGGCTGCCTTCCTGGAGGACAATGGGGGCAGTGGAGAGATGGAGGGCTCTTCAGCTTCCTCCCCCAGCCTCTCCCCACCCCGGACCCCTGCCCTCAGCCCTACCTCGCTGGGGCCTCAACCCACGCCTTTGGCAGATCCCTCGCCCCCAACCAACTTCCTGGATGGGATCGTGGACTTCTTCCGGGAGTACATGCTGCTCATCTCCGTGGTGGGGTCCCTGGTCTTCGTGCTCCTGTTCATCATCTGCGCTGCTGTCATTGTACGGCAGAAGCACAAGGCCTCTGCCTATTACccatcctccttccccaagaaGAAGTACGTGGATCAGAGCGATAGGGCCGGAGGCACCCGGGCCTTCAGCGAGCTTCCCGACAAGGCCCCTGACGCCCACCCAGATGACGCAGCCGTGGACTCCTCTCGCCAGCTCCAGGCTGACATTCTGGCCGCTACCCAGAATCTTAAGTCTCCGACCAAGGCGCCCCTGGCCAATGGAGATGGAGTCAAaatagaggaggagggaaggaagaaggatgaggacaAGGAGGCTGAGAAGGGTCAGGGTAGCCccaaagagaaagtggaggctcCCTCTGGGGAGGCTGCAGAGCCGAGTTGTCCATCAGGGTCTGAGACCAGAGCAGAGGAGCCACTGGTGATTGGGACAGACCATGCTGAGCGGGAGGGCTCTCCCTCATTACTGCAAGAAGCTAGGGAGTCCACTGGTCTCCCCATCCCCGAGGGACCTTGTGCCTGTAGCAGTCTCTCTCCAGAGGTCGACCAAGCCAACTGCCTTCAGTGA